A stretch of the Nicotiana tabacum cultivar K326 chromosome 6, ASM71507v2, whole genome shotgun sequence genome encodes the following:
- the LOC107776582 gene encoding flavin-containing monooxygenase FMO GS-OX-like 9, whose protein sequence is MVSERNLSKNVCVIGAGPSGLVAARELRKEGHNVVVLEQNHDVGGQWLYEPKVEHEDPLGRTNVQNVHSSIYASLRLISPREIMGFTDFPFVVKTGRDSRRFPGHRELLLYLKDFCEYFGLREMIRFNTKVEHVGMMNYPEFGKDLRWIVKSKEKESEMGVEEVFDAVVVATGHYSQPRLPNIKGMDAWRRKQMHSHIYRVPNPFQDEVVVVVGNSLSGQDIGMELVDVAKEIYLSAKSVDVSEGLSKVISKHNNLHLRPQIDSLHEDGRVLFEDGTSVVADTIIYCTGYSYSFPFLDTKGTVVVDDDRVGPLYEHTFPPSLAPSLSFIGIPRKLIGFPFFESQAKWIAQLLSGKRTLPSWDEMMQSIKEFYRSREVAGIPKHNTHDIANFEYCDKYADYIGFPHLEEWRKELCLSALRNADINLDTYRDSYDDSEMLQEAYQSSHFTHLGPEAF, encoded by the exons ATGGTTTCTGAGAGAAATTTGTCCAAGAATGTGTGCGTGATCGGTGCCGGACCGTCGGGATTGGTGGCTGCAAGGGAGCTAAGGAAGGAAGGGCACAATGTGGTGGTTTTAGAACAAAACCATGATGTAGGAGGGCAATGGctatatgaacctaaagttgaACATGAAGATCCTTTAGGAAGGACTAATGTCCAAAATGTACATAGCAGTATTTATGCATCATTAAGGCTCATTTCTCCAAGAGAGATCATGGGATTTACTGATTTTCCATTTGTGGTAAAGACAGGGAGGGATTCAAGGAGATTTCCTGGCCATAGGGAACTTCTCTTGTATTTAAAAGATTTTTGTGAATACTTTGGATTAAGGGAGATGATAAGGTTCAATACTAAGGTTGAGCATGTGGGGATGATGAATTATCCTGAGTTTGGTAAGGATTTGAGATGGATTGTGAAGAGCAAAGAGAAGGAGTCTGAGATGGGGGTGGAGGAAGTCTTTGATGCTGTGGTTGTTGCAACTGGTCATTACTCTCAACCAAGGTTGCCAAATATTAAAG GAATGGATGCATGGAGAAGAAAGCAGATGCATAGCCACATTTACAGGGTTCCAAACCCCTTTCAGGATGAG GTGGTTGTGGTGGTTGGAAACTCACTAAGTGGCCAAGATATAGGAATGGAGCTTGTAGATGTGGCAAAGGAGATCTATCTCAGCGCCAAATCTGTTGACGTTTCTGAAGGATTGTCTAAAGTTATATCCAAGCACAATAATTTACATCTTCGTCCTCAG ATAGATTCATTACATGAAGACGGGAGGGTTTTGTTCGAAGATGGCACTTCAGTCGTTGCAGACACTATCATATACTGTACAGG GTACTCCTACTCCTTTCCATTTCTTGACACCAAAGGAACTGTAGTAGTTGATGATGACAGAGTGGGGCCCCTTTACGAGCATACCTTCCCCCCTTCTCTTGCACCCTCTCTATCCTTCATTGGCATACCCCGAAAG CTTATAGGGTTTCCTTTCTTTGAGTCACAAGCAAAATGGATTGCTCAGCTGCTGTCTGGGAAAAGAACACTGCCATCATGGGATGAAATGATGCAGTCCATCAAGGAGTTTTATCGTTCAAGAGAAGTTGCTGGCATTCCAAAGCATAATACCCATGATATTGCTAACTTTGAG TATTGTGACAAATATGCAGACTACATAGGATTCCCACACTTAGAAGAATGGAGGAAAGAACTCTGCCTATCAGCACTAAGAAATGCAGATATAAACTTGGATACATATCGGGATTCATACGATGACAGTGAGATGCTGCAAGAAGCTTATCAAAGCTCACACTTCACTCACCTTGGTCCCGAGGCTTTTTGA